Genomic window (Capsicum annuum cultivar UCD-10X-F1 chromosome 10, UCD10Xv1.1, whole genome shotgun sequence):
aagcatcttaggagtaaatttttcctataaatagaggagttttgttcattgtatttacaatcttatgatctctcatccctcaagagaaaaaataagaatcactctctctattctctctactcttcttctttattttttcttatttcataataAAATAGTTATTCTTTTaagatattattaaaaaaaattatttttttttaaaatgaattaagaAGGAAagtaaacattttttttttcaaacggaGAAAATCTCATTATCAATATTGAACATTTTTCCTATCCAAATATTACTATTAAACAACgtaattttgaataatttgtatTCATAGCAGATTTTACTGGAAGAAGCGTGCGGTGCAAGTCAAATCTTTTGAGTGAGCAGCATCAGTAGCTCCCACCACCCCGCTCCAACTACCGACCCCCACCCCTCAACCTCCACACCCCATCGGATAATCTGCAGAATTCTTTTGATCCCTTTTCCAATAACGCCAAATAATAACAAACGCTTCACTCAAAACAGTATATAATAAAGTCGAATAGTTGTATCCAAacaggcttttttttttttttggtaaaatttgtTTTGTCTTGAGATTTTTTGTTGAATGGGAGTATATATTGTAGGGGGTGATGAAGAAGTCTTTTAAAGATTCACTTAAAGCACTTGAAGCTGATATTCAGCATGCTAATACTCTGTAAGTCTTCTCATATTCCTCTTTCATTCTTGCCCATTTTTTTATCTGCTCAATTAGTAGCGGAATCAGGACTTTCCCAAGggaatcaaaatataaagaagtaaataaATAGCTTAATATTTGGAAGTTTGCTATCGTAGTTCCGCCcctgcttttttttcttttgttgagttAATTTTATCAGTTTTAACACCTTTTTGATCACTAATAGGTGGAATTTACCtcaaaaatttttttattttggtttaaaatttggaattttatttctttgcatttGTTGTTGTAGCTTATCTTCCTGTCGGTTTATTCTTTCCTAGTAGAATTTCTGAAATGTTAAAACCCTTAATTTGGAAATTCAGTGTTATGTTGACTAATTATCGAGTGATTCTTTGTACTTTCTTCCTTGTGATTAGCTTGTTATTTTCCATAATTTTGTTTTTGATAACGGATCAGCTTATGGTCTCCTTTGACTAATTCTAGTGATCCCTACCACCTCCAACCAACAACAATCTAATTCAGTCCATAAAGGCTAGAATAGATAGGAAAAAATCATGttgctttttttgttttgttgtcttTTGACCTCGTGGTTCTCAACCCACTTGATTGAttactaggccacacccttgtgtgcttatttttccatattttggtAAAATATCTCCGAATATAATCGACAGTAAGCTGTTATATGGAAAAGAAGTTGATACTACTGATTGGATAAGAGTAACAGGAAAGAGTAACAGGGACCCTCTGCTTGAATTTTCTTCTGATATTTGAAGAAAGATTCATTTATCCTTTGTAATATTGGTATCTTGACCTATTAGCTGATATGTTCTGCTTCTGCAAAACTAGATTTGTAGGAAAAAACATTTTGTATTTTGAGAATCCCTCTCTTTGTATTGTATACACTATAATGTGTGACGGAGTGGATACCTCACAAGGgaaatcttagtagcttagttggttgGCTGGCTACCTGAACTTTCGCCTTATTGGTGAGGAGGGCTCGATTTCCCAACCTTGTAATCTCCTTCCCTTgccacattttttttaaaaaagtggatACCTCACACTTGTTACCCCACACATGTAATACAAGTAGTTTTtcattaaaaactaaataaataaagagataatAAGTGCCTTTGTTAATCCCAAGTATGGATCCGCCTGTAAATCACACTATAATACAAGATCAATCCATTTTATGTATATAGAGTTGATGATGCCTGATGGAAATTCATAAGTTGAAAATTCTGCCTCGCCAACTGGTTACCCCCTCCCTGAAAATAAGAATTTTCTGCCCTATTTGTTCGAAGATTTTTCAGTGGAAAATTGGGACATGACCGACTTCTTTGAGATATTCAGGGCTTCAGATTATCCAAGAGAGTATGATGGTGCTAGCTTTCAGATGAGACTATCATACAGTCCTTGTGCCCAATTTTTTCTGTTTCTTGTTCAGTGGACTGACTGTCACTTTGCTGGTGCTCTAGGATTGCTTAGGATTCTTATTTATAAGGTaaaatttcccatttttcttgTTGTATCGTCTTTCAGCTTTCTTGGTCATGAAAGTTGCCATATGATGTTTATTGCAGGCTTATGAGGATGGTAAGACAGGCATGTATATTCACGAGAGAAAAGCTAGTATAAAACAGTTCTATGGTGCGTCAACTTGGAAGTTTTTATTTAGTCTCCTCAAATTACGTCGTAGggcattttaatttctttaatttcttagaTTTATGGTGTTCATCGAGTTTAGTTTCCATTGAACAGGTGTGATATTTCCCTCTTTATTGCAACTTCAAAGAGGAATCACAGACATTGACGATAGGAAGCAGCGAGAGATATGCGCAACCAAATACAGAAGACGTGATGAGACGAACAAAGGTAAGCTGTCTGAAATCGAAATAGAGAGGGAGGAGGAATGTGGTATTTGCATGGAGATGGATACAAAGGTCGTCTTGCCCTCCTGCAATCACTCTTTATGCATGAAGTGTTACAGAAATTGGTGGGCCAACTTATCCAATTTGTTAGATTTACCTTTCTATTACTTCGTGCATACTGTATAGTTTAGTAAGTGGTATGCTTAAACAATCTTTTTGACTCTGGTCAGTTTTGACTTTGCGTTAGCTAGCACCCTGCATACAATGTTATGTACTCTGAGGGAaggaaccaaaaataaaaattaattgttCAGGAAGCTTTTGGGTTCTGAATTATCATTAACTGCCAGATCATTGCATGATTCTTTTTTTGATTGAACGCATGGATTGAATATATTATATACTTTTACTTGATATACCTGTCTTTAATGATGGACTCATAAAGTATGCAGATACTCACAAACTTTA
Coding sequences:
- the LOC107852918 gene encoding E3 ubiquitin-protein ligase AIRP2 isoform X1, translated to MKKSFKDSLKALEADIQHANTLASDYPREYDGASFQMRLSYSPCAQFFLFLVQWTDCHFAGALGLLRILIYKAYEDGKTGMYIHERKASIKQFYGASTCVIFPSLLQLQRGITDIDDRKQREICATKYRRRDETNKGKLSEIEIEREEECGICMEMDTKVVLPSCNHSLCMKCYRNWRARSQSCPFCRDSLKRVNSGELWIYTNLCDIKDLSAIMRENMKRLLMYIEKLPVIYPDPALVSYHAPHY
- the LOC107852918 gene encoding E3 ubiquitin-protein ligase AIRP2 isoform X2, whose amino-acid sequence is MKKSFKDSLKALEADIQHANTLASDYPREYDGASFQMRLSYSPCAQFFLFLVQWTDCHFAGALGLLRILIYKAYEDGKTGMYIHERKASIKQFYGVIFPSLLQLQRGITDIDDRKQREICATKYRRRDETNKGKLSEIEIEREEECGICMEMDTKVVLPSCNHSLCMKCYRNWRARSQSCPFCRDSLKRVNSGELWIYTNLCDIKDLSAIMRENMKRLLMYIEKLPVIYPDPALVSYHAPHY